The genomic window ACAAAAAAAGCCTCAGATTAAGACATTTTCcggtgtttatttatttttttaaaaaaaattcagatcTAAAAATTGTTCTTTTTTAAGTCCTTTTGAAATCATGGGTTTGagaaaaattttacttttttcatGTTCTGAAATTCATCTACACTCTTTCAACACAACACAGATTCTTCATTCTCACACtaactctctctctcactcactcACACCTTTCTCACCAACTCACAATTTCACACCAAAccaatccaatccaatccaatccatGTTTTCCAAATTTGTAACCTGCTAAATCCAACTCCATTTCACAACTACTTCACCGAATGATGGTGGAAACCTCAACATTAGGTCGGTTCCACCGCCAAAGACTCGACTTTAAACGCTGCGTTCCGGTGCTTGCACTGGTGCTTGCCATTTTTTGTGGGTAACAAGACAAGTGTATCaatgagagaagaagaagaagaagaggatttGAATGTAGAAGATGATTGAGTAATGAGGGaatggatgaagatgaagatgaagatgaagaacctaatgtttattatgttttgtttgtataattttttatttattttaaattttaactttaagttttttttttttaacttaaatgaTTTACCTAGTAAGCATCCATGTAAGCAACCATGTAAGCAGCCATATAAGCAGCCATGTAAGCACTCAGTTTGCCACATGTACAAATTAACAGTTTCTGGAcgaaaaggaccaaaatgtttaacggcaaagtctttaaggaaccaatttgaggcttttttttctttaagggaccaatttgaaaccaaaaatatctttaagggaccaatttagtAATTAAGCCTATTCGTATCTTTACCATCATCGTCGACGATATATATGGGTGTACTTTTTtgcataattttaaaaaacaaaagaatgctttgtcaaaaaaaaaaaaaaagattgttaaaaaaaagaattagtAAGCATATACGGTGATTGcgttaaaaaaattgtttagacTTGgctatttattatatttgttgaGTAAATATATCAGATTGAAAATGTGAATGTCTTAATAAAAAAGCCTGACAAAAATAAGAActaagcttataaaaaaataaatgtatagtAAATGTATAcccaaaaaaaaggaaaaaaagatgCTTAATAAAGTAACACGATTTTTTAggaaattatatatgaaatataTATGCATCTTTTGTGGATGTAAAATAAAGTCACATTCCCTCTAAAATTTAACATGACTTATGGATGTATTAATAAAGTCACATGATAATAATTCCCTCTAAAGTCTAACATAATTTAGAGGaaatcatttataaaaaaaaataaaaaattagaggaAATCacaagtatttaattttttaatggaaTTATTTGAGGACATAATAAagtcatatttttgttttttttattcttatacgTATATTTAGTTGAATAAGAGAAAATTAATTGCTTATTAACCAAAAATAAACGTATTAATTAATGAAGGTCAATGAGACATACTCCATtcgtctcaaattataaggaaaaaaacctCATTTATTTTTGTCCTAAATTACaagggaaaaaatcatttttaagaatattttttctttattcttataaaattaaatgcaacttattccaatgaaaacccaaaaaaacatattttaaattattatgttttactttttcttaataagtgtaatttttttgttttttcccttataatttgggacagagggagcaATAGCTAGCATTGGCataaatagaaattttaaaTCGGTATAGCAGTTGTTAATTTTAAAtggaaattttaaatatttttttcttagttTAAGCAACCTGCTTATCAtagtgtgttttttttcttccatttcgTGACTAAAAATATGGGATAAAGTGCTAAGGAGCAGTTTTTTATTTATGCTTTCAATAAATACAATATATTTTGTTTCCATGATTATATTGATCAACTATTTCAAGCAACCAAAGCATAAATGTTTTTTGGTCACATATTTGATTCTTTTATTCAGATTACAAAGTAAGGAATTAGGTTAGTATTTTCGGTTAAACAGATGGACTAAGCAGGTTGATCACATCACATCTAGAAGACTATAATCTCAGGTTTTCAATGGCATTACAGTCTTTGTCTTTGGTGATCTTACTGGTAATATTTATTAGTTCATACTTGATACCATTTTATACATTGCTTCTTATTGTTAATATTTATGTCATTAAAAATGTTTTCATGTAGAAGtacaagaattttttattttatttttacttttgtgTATACATTTTGAACAAGTTTAACAAATATTTGTTGTAGGCATATGGTGCACTGATAACTCTTGTCACATTGACACCATGCTGGTATGTCATGGTCACGCATATCGAGAAACGTGTGAATTTGAACTCAAAAAATATTGTAGACCAATTGCAATCAGAAATTCAGTACTCAGCTCAACTGTTGCATCCAATGAAATCCTCATCAACAAATTTAGCAAGATTGTTGAGTTCATCACTTGATTCTACTAACATCTCTTTCTCTGATATTCAAACCAAGGTATTCATATATTATGCACATATACTTATATATGGATTTAATTCATGtacactgtcggtgtaaattttctttatattgTCAATCGATCATAATTGTCGGATCACTAAATATGTTTGACTTTAACCATGACTACTGCTAAAGTCACACATATTATTGGTTGTGATCTGCaaagtttaaaacattttaCATTGACCATAactctatatataatatataatgataATGATTTTCCTTATgatcttaatttttttgttttgcaggTTGCTCCATTATTATTTCAAGCATTTGTGACAGTTCCTCACTTAACTCAAATCTCATACATAGGAATGGAAGGTCTCTTTTTCTCATATTGCAGTGATCGCGATCAAGCTCTAGTGATGTTCTCTAATTCATCATCAAATAAACCCTTATACTATATTCAGCAAGCGAATAATGAAACCGGAGAGGTTTTTGGAGAAGCCATAATATCAAACTCCTCTATCAACACAAGTTGGATTAAGGAAGCAGCTAATCTTTCAAATGAATCTGCGTCGTTAGGAAGCAAGTGGAGCAATGACCGCGATCTTTTGTTCCTCAATTCTGCTAGAATCAACAGAATAGGAGTGATTTCGCTAGGATTTACAGCAAAATCAATAACTGATTATGTTACTAGTGTTGACCATCTAGGCACGAGCTCGTATTTAGCTACCAAAGATGGACAAATTCTTGTGGAAGGAATTCAACATATCCTTTTCGTTGTTTTTAATGATTCAGTTTCCTTCCAATCAGTGAATGCAAATGGAGATATGATAAAGAATGAGGGAACTGTCTCATGCAAGAATGAAGCTATTGCTTCTAATTTGAATATTCAAGATAATAGATATCTAATCCATTGCTACCTCATTGATATAATGGGAATAGAATCAGTAAGTTTTAATAGAATCGGTCCAGTTTACACGATTACCCCTGAACTGTACCCTAACATAAATGAACTTCATTAATCATTGAGATTGAATAGTGTCATTAGCACTAATTTGATTATCTTTCAGGTGTATGTTTTGGCTGTACCACGAAATGGATTTGACGCGAGTTATAAGAAAATCGGATTGGCTCTATTGAATGTAATGATGGTAATGATACTTGTTGCTGTCTTTGGTTTTCTATTTATTGATGGTAGAGCCATAAGAAGAGAAATGCACTTGTGTGCCTCACTCATCAAACAAAAAGAGGCCACACAACAAGCTGAGAAAAAAAACATGAACAAGAGCCTCGCTGTTGCTAGTGCCAGCCACGACGTTCGCACTTCTCTCGCAGGCATTACTGCTCTCATAAAAATTTCGTCTAAGTTAGTTCCTTCTGGTTCAGAATTGGCTTCAAATTTAATCCAAATGGAGGATTGTACACGAGATTTACTAGGTAACAATGTCATTGGTTCATTTGATGCTGCCCAAACTTTTCGATCGTACTGTTATATTATAGGCAAAACTGCACCCAGAGTACTTTAAAGATCTCTGGTGCAGTTTTGCCTATATTATGTTAATTATTATGAGTTAATGGACAAGTGGTGACTTCGATGCAATTTTCAAGGGGTcgctaatttgttttctttgtgTACAATTTTGCTTAGGACTATTGAACTCTATACTTGACACAAGCAAAATTGAGGTAGGAAAAATGGAACTGAAGGAAGAAGAATTTGATTTATCTCATTTTCTGGAAGAAGTGGTTGATATATACTATCTTGTGGCCATGGAGAAAGGTGTAGAACTTGTATTGGACCCTTGTAATGGTTCTATTATAAAATATTCGCGTGTGAAAGGCGATAAAGGAAGACTTAAACAAGTGTTGTGTAATTTACTGAACAATGCTGTCAAATTTACAAATGAAGGTCACATAACAGTTCGAGCTTGGGCCCAGAAGCCGACATTAAGTAGTTCAATAATCAAAACTAACCAACATAGTTTCATGAAACATTTGTTGCACTTATTttcgaagaaaaaaaatgaagcagATGAGGAGGACATAGAGAAAACAATGAATTCGATTCAACAAGATTCTCTGCGTTCTATGGATTTCGTGTTTGAAGTGGACGATACAGGAAAAGGAATTTCGAAAGAGAATTACAAGTCTGTGTTTGAGAATTATGTTCAAGTTAAAGAAACTGATCCTGTCCAAGAAGGAACAGGCTTAGGACTTGGAATTGTGCAGTCTTTGGTAGGTATAATCACTTATTGGTTACTATAGccaaatgattttgaattattttataaattgtttttcttattttctataGGTACGTTTGATGCATGGAGATATTGAAATTGTGGACAAGAATATTGGTGAAAAAGGAACATGTTTCAGGTTCAATGTTCAACTCAGTTTATGCGAAGGAGTAACCGTGACAGATTTTAGTGCAAGGGGAGGTCTTGAGTATGGAACAAGTAACATGAATCCCATGTTACATATTTTCAACTCTAGTCCGAAGATCGAGGCTTCGCGTGTTGTTCTTTTAATTGGAAACAAGGAGCGTCGGAGGACTTGTAAAAGGTTCATGAAGAGCTTAGGGATTAAAGTTAAGGTTGTGAGCTGTCAAGAAGGTTTGTTTGATACTCTAGAGGAGATCAAACAAAAGGATCGCCGTTCCGGTGGCCTGAGCTCTCCAGAATCTTCTTCCAATTTGAGTCCTTCCTCCCATTCCACATCTCATAATTCATTTTCAAGAACCAGAGGTGTTCCTTTGAGTTCTATGGATGGAAATGAGTATACATCACCGGTGTTCAAGAAGATGAATGTTGGAACTGTCTCAGGATTCGTCTTGATTGTCATAGATGCAAATGCAGGACCATCATTTCCTAAACTTTTCAGAATTGTATCCAACTTCAAGAAAGGCTTTTCCAACCGTTGTAACATTGTTTGGTTGGATAATCCACATTTGCATCGTATCGATTCCAAACTAATTGATCAGAATGACATTATCATATTGAAGCCGTTTCATGGTAGTCGTTTGTTCCAAGTCATAATGCTTCTTCCTGAGTATAGCAATGGCAGTACATGGCAAAGCATTAAGAAACCGCGTTTTAGAAAATCTCCGGTTTGTCCAGGAGAAATACAAGAATGTGGAGACTCAAGCTGTTACAACAATTCCTTGCATTCCAAGAAATTTTTGGTTGTTGACGATACTAAAATTTTGCGTACGTTAGCTACAAATATATTGGTTTCGCTCGGTGCAACTGTCGAGCAATGTGAGAATGGAGAAGAGGCTGTGAAGCTAGTTGATGAAGGACTAAAAAGGGATTATCCTAATCTTCCTTATGATTACATCTTGATGGACTGTCAGGTATAATGATCATAGAATATGGTTTGGTTTCtcatttttttggtcaagtaacctagtagctagaaaatccacctttaaggtgaataacTGGAGTGTCCAGGATTCGAACCCGGCGCTCctacacatatagtgcgatatccCTGCCAACTGAGCCAAGCTCACGGGGCAAATATGGTTTGGTTTCTACTCCCCTTATTTTGTTATCTCATCCAACTTATGaaataattgattaatttttcaaCAGATGCCGGTGATGAATGGATTTGAGGCAACAAGACAGATACGAGAGATGGAGAAGTCGTACGGTGTTCACATTCCTATCATTGCGTTAACTGCAGATGTTGATAGTTCGACGACAGTGACTAGAATGGACTTTCATATAGAAAAGCCTCTTGGAAAAGAAAATTTACTTGAAGCTGTTAGATACTTCAACAGTAAAGAGTGAAATGATGACGTCGTCTACAACATTGGTAAGAGTCGAGTTAAACttaacccaaattctaagaatttTGATATAGTTCTCAAGATATTATTTAAcactaattttttcttcaatttttttgtagTTTCTAGTATCTAGATATGTAAGCTATATTAGTTTTCTGGCATTTTGGAGTTAATTTTACGATTTTGCTATCTCTTGATAAGTAAATTCTCTATTTGTTTGGCCTTCTGTAACAATCATAGAGGAACAAAAGACAATAAAAAAAGtcacaccaataaaaataaaaaacaaaatcaatcaatcaatagTTTCAAAAAAGCAACAAAACCAAAGCATTGTTCGACAAAACTAAGTACAAATGTCATGTGATTTCACATCACAACAACTCAGGGCCCGGCCCAATATTGAGGTGACCACTTGAGTAAGATCAAACACAGATTTAACCTCATATTATAGAGACAAAAACGTAAAATAAACATTTTGTAACATGTGAAATTTAAAGATATAATTATCTAAGTATAAGGTGTACAGTGATAAACTTGAAGGATATTCTTGTaataaattcataatttatttgGATTATCTAagtattgttaatttttattgtgGATGAAAATTGAATCTCTAACCATCTTATTACTCAACTCCCTATCTCATCCACCTAATCCACCAAGTCATTCTTATAACTCCCGACTTGATTCTGTTAACCTCATAGTTCTCTTTAACATGATTCTCTCATACGCACTCCTATTAAATAAAAGGAGTTAGGAAACGATCTGAGTAGTTGTTAGCTTCTAGTCTCTATTCCTATCTTATTCCTATCCGAGTCCATCTTTCAGGGATAACCTGCCTCTTTCATGGTAACTAAGAATTAGTTTGACTTAATTAAGAGACTTCCTCCTAGTAAGTTATATACTTCAATGACTAAATTGATGGGATAGAAAAGTTGAAAGAAAGTCCAATTTGTTCGACATAATTCAAAATTGAGATATTTTTTTGTCGATTTACAAATTCTAGTAGTGCAATTGTCCGACCTCTACAATTTCAAAGAGCGAATTAATTAGTAATGTACTCAACATTAAagttatacatttttttattaaaaaaaaaacccgaTCCAAAGATCGACTAATTTGAGAGGACCAATCTCACCATCTATTTGCGGGAGCctcatttaaagccagagtttgtTTTTGTTCTATATGGACTAGTCCACTGAAATTGACACCAGAGAAAATTGAACCTGAAATCttgagaggagcacactccaaaATCTCAAGCCAACACCACCAGGCTAACCCAAGTGAGTTAaagttatactttttttttactcatcaCATTTGCTATTTGTAacataaaatactttttttagcagcaaatatattatattaataatcgGTCTCTGTACAAGACGAACAGAGGCCGGTAAAATCAGAACTACAAAACAAAGACGCCGTATATAAGCGAAACACCAACGAATAAAGCCAAAACCATACACCACCTAAAAGAAGAACCTTTCTAATCCCGTACTAAGAAGGACAGTCCTCAGCCTCCAAACCACCAAAGAAGACcatcaacccaacccaaaaagATGCAACTAGACTCTAACTCCCGAACTCGAATCAAAAGTGTTCTGCCCATCAAAATCCAAAAGGCAACTCCTCGAACCAAAATTAATGGGACAACGATAGAGTAAAAACCTAAGACAAATAAGTCTCAACTTGCAGTTCCCATCCAAACACTCGACACTTGCAGGCTCTTGCTTTTGGCTGCTATGCTACTCTTCCTCGAATGATTccacaaatttattttgttggaaTACATAAAGTTTTGATGCAGTGTTGTTGATAGTGCCTCTTGTAATTAATTGCCTACAAAAACTAACAGAGTATAGTATCTGATTTCTTGATATATACATGACATGTATTCTTGCATCTAATTACTATTAATGTTGTATGCCTCAAATAACTTATTTCTACATGTTTCACATcacattatattatttatttatgccCCTCCTCATGAATGTTTGTTTTCATTTGGTCCCATCTTTATCTCCTTTACTGTATATACTTAATCAATCTGGTTTGGTGTCACTATCACCATGTGCTCACTTAGATGCTGAAAACTACAACTTTTAATTCTCTTTTTCTAATTTCTATCCACTCATTTCATGCACATTTTGTaccttatatttaaaaattgaatgtaattttttaaattaatttacttgttgcaaattttttaattaattttataaacaattcAATGCTAGCTAGGAGTTATTTTCTATATTATAATCTATCTATAATTTCAACAATACTCTGATGGTGTATCTTATTATAAAATTCACTTttaaatttactaaaaaaataatcaacttTGAGTTTTTTCTCCTTTAGGATTACACTCATTTTAGTATAATTCaattcaaccctacaaaattgatttataagaaaaagattacctcaattatttataaattcatatCCAAATGATTTTCCAACCAAATATACATCACCTAACTAAATTAGAACACTTTTTTGATAAACTTAATGGTACAACTAATTTTCTTAATATCTATTAATTTGGTAAGTGAGTCTTTTAACATAGTAAAAATTAAATCGTACATACATATTATGTGGAAGTTCTATGGAATCCACTAGCTAGGAAACAAAAGTGAGTGATGATTTATTTTCATCATATTAATCATCATGGACCATCTTTTAGAGCCCATATCCACCTAACAACCTATTTCAAATACAAACAATGTCAATTCTCACAGCTGGAGAATTACAAGTATGAACAACTTGGGTAAATGTGTTTTTTCAAGCAAAACAACTTTTTAAATGTGAATCCCAAATAATACAAAAGTTTCCTTAATTGccaatcataaaaataaaaaaataaaaacaaacccACCATTCTTTTCATTTCACAGCCTATATTTGTTGATTTGGTTCCTTTGCAATCAAAGGAAGAATCATCAtgacatataaaaaatattggtgaattaaatataattgttaTGGAGCATattgtctatttttttaatagtaaaatgatatatatattaatgagcGAATTGGAAAAAAGTACAAGTGGTATTATATGCACTTCTAAAGAAAAAGTACAATTAGTACTTTACCCAATCCGAAAAAAAGTATACTCAAAACTACCTAGCTATACAATCAAAATGATCCGCACATTATTCATAAAACAAATATGTTGTTCCAATCTTTTTTGCCAAAAGCCATTTCCAAGAAACAAGCTTAATTCTATCCACCATCTCTTGCACCTCAACaattttccccaaaaaatcCCAACATTCTGAGAGCGTCATAACGTCCAAATGACCGCATGCCAAACCATTAGAACTCCTTTTCTTCCTTGCTTCCTATTCTATCATAAGTTCCTAAAAGTCT from Trifolium pratense cultivar HEN17-A07 linkage group LG1, ARS_RC_1.1, whole genome shotgun sequence includes these protein-coding regions:
- the LOC123888129 gene encoding histidine kinase CKI1-like → MALQSLSLVILLAYGALITLVTLTPCWYVMVTHIEKRVNLNSKNIVDQLQSEIQYSAQLLHPMKSSSTNLARLLSSSLDSTNISFSDIQTKVAPLLFQAFVTVPHLTQISYIGMEGLFFSYCSDRDQALVMFSNSSSNKPLYYIQQANNETGEVFGEAIISNSSINTSWIKEAANLSNESASLGSKWSNDRDLLFLNSARINRIGVISLGFTAKSITDYVTSVDHLGTSSYLATKDGQILVEGIQHILFVVFNDSVSFQSVNANGDMIKNEGTVSCKNEAIASNLNIQDNRYLIHCYLIDIMGIESVYVLAVPRNGFDASYKKIGLALLNVMMVMILVAVFGFLFIDGRAIRREMHLCASLIKQKEATQQAEKKNMNKSLAVASASHDVRTSLAGITALIKISSKLVPSGSELASNLIQMEDCTRDLLGLLNSILDTSKIEVGKMELKEEEFDLSHFLEEVVDIYYLVAMEKGVELVLDPCNGSIIKYSRVKGDKGRLKQVLCNLLNNAVKFTNEGHITVRAWAQKPTLSSSIIKTNQHSFMKHLLHLFSKKKNEADEEDIEKTMNSIQQDSLRSMDFVFEVDDTGKGISKENYKSVFENYVQVKETDPVQEGTGLGLGIVQSLVRLMHGDIEIVDKNIGEKGTCFRFNVQLSLCEGVTVTDFSARGGLEYGTSNMNPMLHIFNSSPKIEASRVVLLIGNKERRRTCKRFMKSLGIKVKVVSCQEGLFDTLEEIKQKDRRSGGLSSPESSSNLSPSSHSTSHNSFSRTRGVPLSSMDGNEYTSPVFKKMNVGTVSGFVLIVIDANAGPSFPKLFRISFVPSHNASS